The segment CGCCCGGCGTCCGGCACACGAATCATGTGGGTGCGGTTGTTGCCGGCATAGGTCACCGCGTTCGGCGACCAGGTCGCGCCGGAGCTCGTGACCGGCGCATTGATGCGCTTGTAGCTGTTGACCGTCGGGTTGAACAGCGCGCACAGGGAAGTGGCGTGCTGCATGATGCCGCCGAGGAAGTGATAGGCGAGCTGCGACAGGCCGAGCGCGTCGCGCGCGTCGAGGAACAGGTTCTTCTTGCCGGCGGTGTCCCACACCGAGACATGGGAATGGCAGCCGTTGCCGGTCAGGTGCGGGAACGGCTTGGGCATGAAGGTCGCGCGGTAGCCATGGTTCTCGGCGATGGTCTTGACCATGTACTTGAAGAACACGTGACGATCGGCGGTGACCAGCGCGTCGTCGTAATCCCAGTTCATTTCGAACTGGCCGTTGGCGTCTTCATGGTCGTTCTGGTACGGGCCCCAGCCGAGTTCCAGCATGGCGTCGCAGATCTCGCGGATCACCGGGTAGCGTCGCATCAAGGCCTGCTGGTCATAGCAGGGCTTGCCCTGGTCGTCGGCCGGATCGGACAGGCTGCGGCCGTCCGGCGAGGTCAGGAAATATTCGCACTCGACGCCGCTCTTCATGCGGTAGCCGAGCTTGGCGGCCTTGGCGACCTGGCGTTTCAACACCACGCGCGGCGAGGCTTCGACTTCCGCGCCGTTCATCCACAGGTCGGCCGCCAGCCAGCCGATCTCCTTGTTCCATGGCAATTGAATGAGGCTGTCGGGATCGGGGCGGCCGAACATGTCGGGGTGGGCAGGCGTCATGTCCAGCCACACCGCGAAGCCGGCAAAGCCGGCGCCGTCGCGCTGCATCTGCTTGATGGCGCTGGCCGGCACCAGCTTGGCGCGCAGCGTGCCGAACAGGTCGACGAAGCTGATGAGGAAATACTTGATGCCGCGCGCCTTCGCGACTGCTGCCAGATCGGTTGCCATGCTATGCCTCCTTAGAGGGCTGAATCATCAGCCTGCCCAATGCCGTGCTGCCTCGACGCGCGCGCGCGCCGCCGCGCTTCAGAACTTGCCGTGCCCGGGTATCCAGTCAGTGCCCGCCAGCGGCACCTTGGCCATGGCCGCCGCTTCTATGGTCAGCGCCACCAGGTCTTCGGGCTCGAGGTTGTGCACATGGCTCTTGCCGTTGGCGCGCGCCAGGGTCTGGGTCTCGAGCGTCAGCACGCGCAGGTAATTGGCCAGGCGTCGTCCGCCGAGCTCGGGGTCGAAGCGCGCCGCGAGCTCGTCGTTCTGGGTCGAGATGCCGGTCGGGTCGCGGCCTTCGTGCCAGTCGTCGTAATAGCCGGCCGAACTGCCGAGCGCGTTGTACTCGTCTTCGAGATCGGGGCTGTTGTCGCCGAGAGCTATCAATGCCGCTACGCCTATCGACACCGCGTCGGCGCCCATCGCCAGCGCCTTGGCGACGTCGGCGCCGCTGCGTATACCGCCCGACACGATGAGCTGCACCTTGCGATGCATGTCGAGCTCCTTGAGCGCTTCCACCGCCTGGCGCAGGGCCGGCAGCGTCGGTATGCCGACGTGTTCGATGAACACATCTTGCGTCGCGGCGGTCCCGCCCTGCATGCCGTCCAGCACGATGACGTCGGCGCCGGCCTTCACCGCCAGCGCGGTGTCGTAATAGGTGCGCGCGGCGCCAATCTTGATGTAGATGGGTTTCTCCCACTCGGTGATTTCACGCAGCTCCTGGATCTTGATCTTCAGATCGTCCGGGCCCGTCCAGTCGGGATGCCGACAGGCGCTGCGCTGATCGATGCCGGCCGGCAGGTTGCGCATGCCGGCCACGCGCTCGGAGATCTTCTGGCCGAGCAGCATGCCGCCGCCGCCGGGCTTGGCGCCCTGGCCCACCACCACTTCGATGGCATCGGCGCGACGCAGGTCGTCGGGATTCATGCCGTAACGCGAGGGCAGCAATTGGTACACCAGCAGGCGCGAGTGCTCGCGTTCTTCCGGCGTCATGCCGCCGTCACCGGTGGTGGTGCTGGTGCCGGCGATGGTCGCGCCGCGGCCCAGCGCTTCCTTGGCCGGCGCCGACAGCGCACCGAAGCTCATGCCGGCGATGGTGATCGGGATCTTGAGCTCGATGGGCTTCTTCGCGTAACGCGTGCCGAGCGTGACGCTGGTGTCGCAACGTTCGCGATAACCTTCCAGCGGGTAGCGCGACATGCTGGCGCCGAGGAACAACAGGTCGTCGAAGGTCGGCATCACGCGCTTGGCGCCGAAGCCACGGATGTCGTAGATGCCGGTGCGCGCGGCGCGCTGGATCTCGGCGATCACCTGGCGCGGGAAGGTCGCCGATTCGCGCAGCCGCGAATGCAGTTCCGCGGTGTTGACGGAGTCGCGTTTGCGACGGCGCTTAGTAGGCATCGGCGTTGTCCACGTTGAAGTTGTAGAGTTTGCGCGCCGAGCCGAAGCGGCGGAATTCGGCGGCGTCGGCGCCGCTCACGCCGGCCTCGCGCAAGAGGCTGTCGAGTTCGTACTTGTGCTTGTCCTTCATGACTTTCTCGACGCAGTCGGCGCCGAGGCCGGCGACGTTGCCGCGCACGTAGAGGCGCGCCTCGTAGAGCGAATCGCCGAGCGCGTCGCCGGCATCGCCGCACACCACCAGGCGCCCGCTCTGGGCCATGAAGGCGCTCATGTGACCGACGTCGCCGCGCACCACGATGTCGACACCCTTCATGGAAATGCCGCAGCGTGAGCTGGCGCTGCGCTCGATGATCAGGAGGCCGCCGTGGGCGGTGGCGCCGGCATACTGGGAAGCGTTGCCGGTGATGCGCACCACGCCCGACATCATGTTCTCGGCGACGCCCGGGCCGGCGTTGCCATGCACCGTCACGCGCGCGAACTTGTTCATGCCGGCGCAGTAGTAGCCGACGTGGCCCTCGATATCGACGGTCAAGGGCGCATCGAGGCCGACCGCCAGGTTGTGCAGGCCGTTGGCATTCTTGACCTGCCATGCGGCCTCGCTGTCGGTGCCATTGAAGGCATGCAGCGCGTGGTTGAGATCGCGCGTGCTGCCGTGCGCGAGGTCGAAGTGATGGACCATGTCAGTGGCTCCAACTGTAGATGCGACCGGGCGCGGGTTCCCAGCAATCCGCCTGGTCGGCGCCCGGCAGCACCGCCAGCGCGCGGTATTCGGACGCCATCGCCACCCATTGCTCGGTCTCGGCGATCACCGCCGGCTTGCAGGCGATGGGGTCGCGCAGCACCGCGAAGCCGTCGCGCGTGCCGATGGCGAAGGTGTAGAAGCCGTCGAGTTCGACGATGGCGCGATCGAGCGCCGCTTCCAGGCTGTCGCCTTCCATGAGGCGCCAGGTCAGAAAGCCGGCCGCCACCTCGCTGTCGTTGTCGGTGGTGAAATGGATGCCGCGCTTGGCGAGCTGGGTGCGCAACCGATTGTGGTTGGACAGCGAGCCATTGTGCACCAGGCACAGATCCTCACCGGTCGAGAACGGATGGGAGTGTTCGGTGGTGACGGCGCTCTCGGTCGCCATGCGCGTATGGGCGAGGGCGTGGGTGCCGACGAACTGCGAGACGCCAAAGTTGTGCGCGACCTCGGCCGGCAGGCCCTTCTGCTTGTAGATCTCGATGGTGCTGCCGGAGCTGTTGACGCGTACCGCCGGGTAGTTGGCGCGGATCCAACTGGCCAGATCGCCGCTCGCGGCATGCGCGGTCAAGATGGCGTGGTTGCCCATCAGCCACAGGCCGGTGACGCCGGGGAAGGCGTTGCGCAGTGCGTGTTCGAAATCCTGCCAGGCGAACCACGGCGCGGTCGACAGCAGGGTCAGCTTGACCTGGCCGTCGCCTACCGGGTTGCGATAGACCGCGACGCCGGCGCTGTCGGGGCCGCGGTCGGTCATTTCCAGCAGCATCGGCGCCAGGTAATGGCCGAGCTGCGATTCGAATTCAGGGGTCTTGGCGAACAGCCCGACGATGCCACACATGGTTCCTGTCCCGACCGGCCCAGCCAGTCCGTTTGAGTGAATACGCTACGCGACGCGCGGTCCGCGCCCGTGTCAGGGCCTCGGCCTGAAATTGCATGTCGGGAACAAAATTATCCTAATAGGAAAATATCGGCAAGCCCTATTCCTGTTCCCGCGCGCGGCTCAGCACCGCGATCATCCGGACCGGCAGGGCAATCAGTTCCTCGGGGCCGTGGGCCGCTTCGGAGTCGAAGAACAGCGAATCGCCGGGCTTCAAGTGGTAAGTCTTGCGTCCGTGCCGATACAGCACTTCGCCGGCCAGGAGGTAGATGAATTCGACGCCGACATGCTGGAACAGCGGGAACACTTCCGAGGCGTCGGTCAGCGTCACCAGGTAGGGCTCGACCGTCAGGTGACCGCGGATGCTGTGGCCGAGCAGGCGGTATTCATGACCGGCGCGCGTGCCGGCACGTTCGATGACCAGGCCCTCGCCGGCGCGCACGTAGGCGCAGTCGCGTTGCTCCTCGTATTTGCGGAAGAACGCGGTGACCGGCACGTTGAGCGCGGATGCGATGGCGGTGAGGGTGCTCAAGGACGGCGAACTCACGCCGCGCTCGATCTTGGACAACATGCCGACCGACAGCCCGGCCAGGCCCGCGACTTCGGCCATGGTGACGTCGAGCTGCTTGCGGAACTCGCGGATCTGGGCGCCGATGGCCTCGGCGAGACGCCGCTCGTCGGCCTTCATGGGCGACAGCCCGGGTGTTTGTTCGGTGTCGGTCATGCGCATGTCTTCCCGCAAAGGGCAGTGGAATTTATAGACGAGCGCGCCAACCCTGGCAACGACGGCGATTTCTTCTGCAGGTGCGAATTCATTCGCACACTGGAGCCGCACCGAGGCGGCCTGGCCAGGCGCTGCAATGTGCGAATGAATTCGCACCTACGGGAATACAGCTTGATCTATTTTGACTAAATAACTAGAAATGTAGTCATGAAGAAAAACTACATGCGTGCCCTGCCCAAGGCCTGGCTGCGCACCGCCGATGTTTTCATGGCGCTCGGCGACAGCCATCGGCAACGCATCCTGCTGACTTTCGACCGGCACGAGCGCCTCACCATCACGCAGATCGCTGCCGTTGCGCCCTTGTCGCGTACCGCCGTCACCCATCACGTGCGCATGCTGGAGCAGGCCGGCATCCTGGTCGCGGAGAAATGCGGGCGCGAAGTGTTTTTCCAGATCGACGCGGACTATCTCAGGCACACGCTGCAAAGCGTGATCGACTACATCGACGAAAACGTGTGAGCGCGGCGGCCGCCGCGCCGCGCGACAGCAAAGGAGCACAGGGCAATGACGGGACTGGCATTCATCTGCGGCATCGTGGTGCTGTTCATAGGCGTGCTGGCCTACGAGACCGAGGATGGCGCGGCGCGCCTGCGCGACTCGCAGCGCGGCCTGTGGCAGTGGCTCACGTCCGACAACTGGCCGGCCAAGGTCGGCGCCGCGCTGATGGTGCTGGGTATCGGCGCCTTGTTGCGCTACCTGCTCATCCACACCGACGTGCCGCCGGACGCCAAGCTTGCGGCCGGCGTGCTGATGGCGGCGCTGTTCGGTTATCTCTCGTCACGCCTGCACGGACACGCCGAGCGTCGTGGCCTGCACCTGGCGCTGGCCGGCGCGGCTGCCGGCATCGCCTACCTGACCGCCTACAGCGCTTTCGCCCTGTTCGGCTATCTCGACAACATTGCCGGACTCACGCTGCTGGTGCTGGTCTCGGTGGCGGTGGCGGTATTCGCGCTGTCGGCCGAGGCGCCCTCGATGGCGGTGCTCGGCATGCTGGGCGCCTATGCCGCGCCGGCCTTCGGCATCAACGATCCCGGGCCGCTGGTGGTGGGCGGTTATTACTTCGTGTTGAGCGTGTTGGTATTGCTGATGGTGCTGGCGCGCGGCTGGCGCATGCTCATCCATCTCAGTTTCCTGTTCACTCTCGCCGGCGCTGTGTTCTTCGGCTGGTCCGATCAGTATTACCGGCCCGAGCATTACACGGTCATGCAGCCGCTCATCTACCTGCTGGTGGCCTTGCACATCGCCATGCCGATCATCGAACGTCGGCGCGCCATCTTCGGCGGCGCGCCGCACGAAGCGCAGTGGCTGGCGCGCCTCGACCAGGGTTATTTCGTCGCGTTGCCGCTGGTGGCGGTGCTGCTCACCTACTGCGTCGCGCCGCATGTCTCGCCCGAGGCGGCGATGGGCACCCTGGGGCTTGCCCTGTTGTGGACAGTGGCCGGTGCGGTGGTGTGGAGCAACCGTCGCGAGGCGACGCGTCATGGCATCGTGGCGCTGCTGCTGGCGGCGGCGGCGCTGCTCGCGTGGTTCGACGAAGTGCCGGGCACGCTGGTGGCGCTGTTCATGATGGCGGTGTTGCTGACCATGGCGGTGCGCATGCCGCTCACCGAGGCGGTGGAGAATTTCGCGAGCTTCATGGTGACGCTGCTGGCGGCGCTGTACGTCGTGCAGTCGATGTTCCATCACGGTGACGGCGCCATCATGTTCAACGGCTGGTTCGGCCAACGCATGGTGGCGGTCGCCATCATCGCCTGGTGCGCGTGGTTGCGCAGCCGCAATGCGCCGAGCTACGGCCAGTTGCTGTACGTGATTGCCGGCGTGCTGTTTTGCGAAAGCGTCATCATCGAACTGCTGCGCTGGCACCTGCGCATCACCGCCGAGTTCGTGCACGTGCTGGCGGCCGCGCTGATCGTCACGGCGGCGTGGTACAGCGAACGCTACGCCGGTGCGTCGCGCGTGGCCGGCGGCGCAACGGTGGTGCTGTGGTTGTCGGCGTCGTGGGCGGCGGCCAATACCGCCAGCCACATGCCGTGGCTGGGCGTGGTGCTGATCGTGGTCGACGCCGCGGTGCTCGGCTACGGGGCGCGGCGCTTCGCGGGCGGCTCGCACGCGCAGGACGGCACCGCCATGAACCTGTTGTTCGCCATGCCGCTGCTGGCCGCAAGTTGGAACATCGGCTTTCATCCGCTGGTGGACGACGGCGCGGGCTTCCGGCTGCTGTGCGTGACGTCGTTCGCGGCGCTGGCAATGGTGCTGTACGCGCAGCGCCTGCCGTGGCTGGACCAGCGCTGGAGCCGCCAGGCGCTGCCGGCCATGTTCTGGTTCGGCGCCTACCTGCTCGGCGCGCTGACGCTGTGTTACATCGCGCGCGGCGCCTGGCCGGTGGCCTACGAGTGGTCGGGCCTCGCGCTGCTGGCGACCTTGTGCTGGTTGCAACGCGACCTGCCCGGCGAAGATCGGCGCGCCCTTACCACGCTGGTGGTCGGCGCGCTGGTGTTGCAGGCGCAGTTGCTGCGTTTGCTGACGCCCGAGTTCTCGCCGACGCGGGTCATGAACGTGCTGGACGTCACGGCCATGCGTCTGCCGGCGGTGCTGTCGCTGGTGTGGGCGGTGCTGGGCGCCGCGCTGGCGTGGTGGAGCAGTCGCGCCGGCAAGCGCGGTGCGTGGACCGCCGGCACCGGCCTCATGGCGGTGGCCGCCGGCAAGCTGGTGCTGCTGGACTTCGGTTCGCTGGGCGACCTTGGCAACATTCTCGCCCTGATCGCCGCCGGCGCGGTGTTCATGCTGGTGGCATGGGCGGTGCCCATGCCACCGCGCGCGCCGGCCACGCCTGCCGCGACGCCGCCGCCATCGGAACACGCCCGGGCGGGCGGCGAGGCCGATGCCTGGCGCGCGTCCGCTTCGGCGCCACCCACGGCTGCCAAGCCGCCGGTCGCACCGCTGGAATTCGGCACCTTCAATTTGCGTCCGCGCAGCAACGACACGCCGCCGCGTACGCCGCCACCGGACGACGGCGCGAAGCCTGGCTAACCTTTCTCGGAGGCCGGCGCGCGCCGCGCTATCGTGGCCACGCGCGCCTGGCTCGCACGCACCGCGTTCGCCACCGCGAGTTGCAGGGTGCGGGTGCGCAAGCCGGCGCCGCAGCGCATCCAGCTCTGCGCGAGCAGCGCGGTATCGATGACGACCTCGATGTCCGGCCGGATCGCGAACGGCCCGAGGCCGCCTACTTCGAAACCCAGCTCGGCCTCGACGCGCGGCGCGGGCAGCAGGCGCAGGGCGCGCCGATTGCAGCCCAACAGCGCGCTCAGGGCCTTGTAGTCGACCTGCGCATCATGGGCCACCGCGGCCAGCACCACGCGTGGCCCGGGCTCGATCTCGAAGGCAATGGTCTTGGCCAGGTTTTCGACGAGGTGCGGCGCGAGCGCGTGCGCTTCGTCGATGGTGCGCACCGCGGCGTGTTCGTGCACGGTGGGCCTGACGCCGCCG is part of the Pseudomonadota bacterium genome and harbors:
- the glnT gene encoding type III glutamate--ammonia ligase, whose amino-acid sequence is MATDLAAVAKARGIKYFLISFVDLFGTLRAKLVPASAIKQMQRDGAGFAGFAVWLDMTPAHPDMFGRPDPDSLIQLPWNKEIGWLAADLWMNGAEVEASPRVVLKRQVAKAAKLGYRMKSGVECEYFLTSPDGRSLSDPADDQGKPCYDQQALMRRYPVIREICDAMLELGWGPYQNDHEDANGQFEMNWDYDDALVTADRHVFFKYMVKTIAENHGYRATFMPKPFPHLTGNGCHSHVSVWDTAGKKNLFLDARDALGLSQLAYHFLGGIMQHATSLCALFNPTVNSYKRINAPVTSSGATWSPNAVTYAGNNRTHMIRVPDAGRFELRLLDGATNPYLAQAGILAAGLDGIAHKRDPGAPLHINMYTEGHTIKSAKRLPATLLDALRLFEKNKEIAAVLGEEFVASYIKLKMGEWREYTAHLSEWERKNTLDC
- a CDS encoding FMN-binding glutamate synthase family protein, producing the protein MPTKRRRKRDSVNTAELHSRLRESATFPRQVIAEIQRAARTGIYDIRGFGAKRVMPTFDDLLFLGASMSRYPLEGYRERCDTSVTLGTRYAKKPIELKIPITIAGMSFGALSAPAKEALGRGATIAGTSTTTGDGGMTPEEREHSRLLVYQLLPSRYGMNPDDLRRADAIEVVVGQGAKPGGGGMLLGQKISERVAGMRNLPAGIDQRSACRHPDWTGPDDLKIKIQELREITEWEKPIYIKIGAARTYYDTALAVKAGADVIVLDGMQGGTAATQDVFIEHVGIPTLPALRQAVEALKELDMHRKVQLIVSGGIRSGADVAKALAMGADAVSIGVAALIALGDNSPDLEDEYNALGSSAGYYDDWHEGRDPTGISTQNDELAARFDPELGGRRLANYLRVLTLETQTLARANGKSHVHNLEPEDLVALTIEAAAMAKVPLAGTDWIPGHGKF
- a CDS encoding protein GlxC codes for the protein MVHHFDLAHGSTRDLNHALHAFNGTDSEAAWQVKNANGLHNLAVGLDAPLTVDIEGHVGYYCAGMNKFARVTVHGNAGPGVAENMMSGVVRITGNASQYAGATAHGGLLIIERSASSRCGISMKGVDIVVRGDVGHMSAFMAQSGRLVVCGDAGDALGDSLYEARLYVRGNVAGLGADCVEKVMKDKHKYELDSLLREAGVSGADAAEFRRFGSARKLYNFNVDNADAY
- a CDS encoding amidophosphoribosyltransferase; the protein is MCGIVGLFAKTPEFESQLGHYLAPMLLEMTDRGPDSAGVAVYRNPVGDGQVKLTLLSTAPWFAWQDFEHALRNAFPGVTGLWLMGNHAILTAHAASGDLASWIRANYPAVRVNSSGSTIEIYKQKGLPAEVAHNFGVSQFVGTHALAHTRMATESAVTTEHSHPFSTGEDLCLVHNGSLSNHNRLRTQLAKRGIHFTTDNDSEVAAGFLTWRLMEGDSLEAALDRAIVELDGFYTFAIGTRDGFAVLRDPIACKPAVIAETEQWVAMASEYRALAVLPGADQADCWEPAPGRIYSWSH
- a CDS encoding helix-turn-helix transcriptional regulator codes for the protein MTDTEQTPGLSPMKADERRLAEAIGAQIREFRKQLDVTMAEVAGLAGLSVGMLSKIERGVSSPSLSTLTAIASALNVPVTAFFRKYEEQRDCAYVRAGEGLVIERAGTRAGHEYRLLGHSIRGHLTVEPYLVTLTDASEVFPLFQHVGVEFIYLLAGEVLYRHGRKTYHLKPGDSLFFDSEAAHGPEELIALPVRMIAVLSRAREQE
- a CDS encoding winged helix-turn-helix transcriptional regulator, translating into MKKNYMRALPKAWLRTADVFMALGDSHRQRILLTFDRHERLTITQIAAVAPLSRTAVTHHVRMLEQAGILVAEKCGREVFFQIDADYLRHTLQSVIDYIDENV
- a CDS encoding DUF2339 domain-containing protein, translated to MTGLAFICGIVVLFIGVLAYETEDGAARLRDSQRGLWQWLTSDNWPAKVGAALMVLGIGALLRYLLIHTDVPPDAKLAAGVLMAALFGYLSSRLHGHAERRGLHLALAGAAAGIAYLTAYSAFALFGYLDNIAGLTLLVLVSVAVAVFALSAEAPSMAVLGMLGAYAAPAFGINDPGPLVVGGYYFVLSVLVLLMVLARGWRMLIHLSFLFTLAGAVFFGWSDQYYRPEHYTVMQPLIYLLVALHIAMPIIERRRAIFGGAPHEAQWLARLDQGYFVALPLVAVLLTYCVAPHVSPEAAMGTLGLALLWTVAGAVVWSNRREATRHGIVALLLAAAALLAWFDEVPGTLVALFMMAVLLTMAVRMPLTEAVENFASFMVTLLAALYVVQSMFHHGDGAIMFNGWFGQRMVAVAIIAWCAWLRSRNAPSYGQLLYVIAGVLFCESVIIELLRWHLRITAEFVHVLAAALIVTAAWYSERYAGASRVAGGATVVLWLSASWAAANTASHMPWLGVVLIVVDAAVLGYGARRFAGGSHAQDGTAMNLLFAMPLLAASWNIGFHPLVDDGAGFRLLCVTSFAALAMVLYAQRLPWLDQRWSRQALPAMFWFGAYLLGALTLCYIARGAWPVAYEWSGLALLATLCWLQRDLPGEDRRALTTLVVGALVLQAQLLRLLTPEFSPTRVMNVLDVTAMRLPAVLSLVWAVLGAALAWWSSRAGKRGAWTAGTGLMAVAAGKLVLLDFGSLGDLGNILALIAAGAVFMLVAWAVPMPPRAPATPAATPPPSEHARAGGEADAWRASASAPPTAAKPPVAPLEFGTFNLRPRSNDTPPRTPPPDDGAKPG
- a CDS encoding YbaK/EbsC family protein translates to MSATFEMILELLGRGGVRPTVHEHAAVRTIDEAHALAPHLVENLAKTIAFEIEPGPRVVLAAVAHDAQVDYKALSALLGCNRRALRLLPAPRVEAELGFEVGGLGPFAIRPDIEVVIDTALLAQSWMRCGAGLRTRTLQLAVANAVRASQARVATIARRAPASEKG